The following are encoded together in the Cicer arietinum cultivar CDC Frontier isolate Library 1 chromosome 2, Cicar.CDCFrontier_v2.0, whole genome shotgun sequence genome:
- the LOC101505392 gene encoding sulfite oxidase, which yields MPGLTAPSDYSKEPPRHPSLQINAKEPFNAEPKRSDLIASYVTPSDFFYKRNHGPIPIVEDIDRYCVVISGLVENSKEFFMKDIRKLPKYHVTATLQCAGNRRTAMSKTRTVKGVGWDVSAIGNAVWGGAKLVDVLELVGIPKLTSVTQFGGRHVEFVSIDKCKEESGGPYKASIPLSQATNPEADVLLAYEMNGEPLNRDHGYPLRVIVPGVIGARSVKWLEAINIIAEECQGFFMQKDYKMFPPSVNWDNIDWSTRRPQMDFPVQCVICSLEDVSTIKPGKVKISGYAASGGGRGIERVDVSVDGGKTWMEASRHQKRGIHYVADDANSDKWAWVLFEVTADILHSTEIIAKAVDSAANIQPEKVEDIWNLRGILNTSWHRVQVQASHSNL from the exons ATGCCAGGATTAACAGCACCTTCAGATTATTCCAAAGAACCACCTCGCCACCCTTCTCTTCAAATCAACGCCAAG GAACCTTTCAACGCAGAACCAAAACGTTCTGATCTTATTGCTTCCTATGTTACACCTTCGGATTTCTTCTACAAGAGGAATCATGGTCCAATTCCCATCGTTGAAGACATCGATAG ATACTGTGTGGTGATATCTGGTCTTGTGGAAAATTCCAAGGAGTTCTTCATGAAAGATATCAG GAAGCTTCCAAAGTATCATGTAACTGCCACACTGCAG TGCGCAGGGAATCGGAGGACTGCTATGAGCAAGACGAGGACAGTGAAAGGGGTGGGATGGGATGTTTCTGCTATTGGAAATG cTGTTTGGGGTGGTGCCAAATTGGTTGATGTTCTTGAACTTGTTGGAATTCCAAAGTTGACAAGTGTCACACAGTTTGGTGGAagacatgttgagtttgtaaGCATTGATAAGTGTAAG GAAGAAAGTGGAGGACCATATAAGGCTTCAATACCGCTCAGTCAGGCCACAAATCCTGAAGCAGATGTTCTACTTGCTTATGAAATGAATGGAGAA CCTCTTAATAGGGATCATGGGTACCCATTACGCGTTATTGTTCCGGGTGTCATTGGAGCCCGGTCTGTTAAATGGCTGGAAGCTATCAATATCATTGCAGAAGAATGTCAG GGTTTCTTCATGCAAAAGGACTACAAAATGTTTCCACCATCAGTGAATTGGGACAATATTGATTGGTCAACCAGGAGACCCCAAATGGATTTCCCAGTTCAG TGTGTTATATGCTCTTTGGAAGATGTGAGCACAATAAAACCTGGGAAG GTAAAAATTAGTGGTTATGCAGCATCAGGTGGTGGAAGAGGAATTGAGAGAGTAGATGTGTCTGTTGATGGAGGAAAAACATGGATGGAAGCCTCAAGACATCAAAAAAGGGGCATTCACTATGTAGCTGATGATGCCAACAGTGACAAATGGGCATGGGTGCTATTTGAGGTCACAGCCGATATTCTTCACAGCACCGAGATTATTGCGAAAGCG GTAGATTCAGCTGCAAATATTCAACCAGAAAAGGTTGAAGACATTTGGAACCTTAGAGGGATATTAAACACTTCATGGCATCGAGTCCAAGTTCAAGCGAGTCACTCAAACTTGTAA
- the LOC101505070 gene encoding uncharacterized protein codes for MGSVVRATLKKTKSSVCLFQTSNGFLGRRFFSTEAEKPPQDSTPSSPPFLQTNNSGLTYGRLLGVHKHALKTDIINLLEGCNLTLEDVKMEYSRSFNPLAMMVQFPTYSAYDNAIRVIVRKGRLYKLDRIDRSQWDIVTPFDGRTILIQGLPRNVQFADVERIVSGYEYDTSSVEIFIRSGDGAEPMKMATIRFHSRTQAMNAYIARNGTYCLNNRILIQVLQ; via the exons ATGGGTAGTGTTGTTAGAGCTACGTTGAAGAAAACAAAGTCTAGTGTTTGTTTATTTCAGACAAGTAATGGTTTTTTGGGTAGAAGATTCTTTTCTACTGAAGCTGAAAAGCCACCACAGGATTCAACACCTTCTTCACCTCCATTTTTGCAAACAAACAATTCAG GTTTGACATATGGTAGGCTGCTCGGCGTTCATAAACATGCACTCAAAACAGATATCATCAACTTGCTTGAAGGTTGTAATTTGACTCTGGAGGATGTTAAAATGGAATACAGCCGTAGCTTCAACCCACTTGCAAT GATGGTGCAGTTCCCTACTTACAGTGCCTATGACAATGCTATACGCGTGATCGTAAGAAAGGGTCGTTTGTACAAGTTGGATAGG ATTGATCGTTCTCAATGGGACATTGTAACTCCATTCGACGGAAGAACT ATTTTAATTCAAGGACTTCCCCGTAACGTACAATTCGCAGACGTGGAACGGATCGTGTCTGGTTATGAATACGATACATCTTCCGTCGAAATTTTTATAAG ATCTGGAGATGGTGCCGAACCGATGAAAATGGCGACGATACGGTTCCATTCAAGGACTCAAGCAATGAATGCATACATCGCGAGGAACGGAACATATTGCCTCAACAATCGCATTTTGATACAAGTTCTTCAGTAA